Proteins encoded in a region of the Diospyros lotus cultivar Yz01 chromosome 9, ASM1463336v1, whole genome shotgun sequence genome:
- the LOC127809108 gene encoding ACT domain-containing protein ACR4-like, translating to MDCWSSSLNVDDEFEKLMLRVNPPRVTVDNESDRKATLIKVDSANKRGSLLEVVQVLTDMNLMIRRAYISSDGGWFMDVFHVTDQHGNKLSGDGVAERVQQSLGPKGRSFRSLKRSVGVQAAMEHTTIELTGRDRPGLLSEVFAVLADLKCNVVAAEVWTHNSRMASVVYITDEMSGLPIDDPDRLAKIKRLLLYVLKGDRDRRGANTAVSVGSTHTGRRLHQMMYADRDYDTDYLSGSTSDRSTPMVTVENCEDKGYTVVNLRCPDRPKLIFDTVFTLTDMQYVVFHGTIIAEGLEAYQEYYIRHMDGCPISSEPERERVINCLEAAIKRRTSEGIRLELCGEDRVGLLSDVTRIFRENGLSVARAEVTTRESQAVNVFYVTDASGSAVKTETIEAVRKEIGLTVLHVKDDDTYSNSPPQQTGRFSLGNLFRSRSEKFLYNLGLIKSCS from the exons ATGGATTGCTGGTCTTCTTCTCTTAATGTCGACGACGAATTCGAGAAGCTCATGCTGCGCGTCAACCCGCCGAG GGTTACCGTTGATAATGAGTCCGACAGGAAAGCCACCCTAATCAAG GTTGATAGTGCAAACAAGCGAGGGAGCTTGCTAGAGGTGGTTCAGGTTCTCACTGACATGAATCTGATGATTAGACGGGCTTACATTTCTTCAGATGGGGGATGGTTTATGGACG TGTTTCATGTCACTGATCAACATGGGAATAAGCTCTCTGGAGATGGTGTTGCTGAGCGTGTTCAACAG TCACTGGGACCAAAAGGGCGCAGCTTCCGCTCTTTGAAAAGGTCTGTTGGTGTCCAAGCTGCCATGGAGCACACGACCATTGAATTGACTGGAAGAGACCGACCGGGTTTGCTTTCAGAGGTTTTTGCAGTTCTTGCTGATCTGAAATGTAACGTGGTAGCTGCAGAAGTCTGGACCCACAATTCAAGAATGGCTTCAGTTGTTTATATCACAGATGAAATGAGTGGACTACCTATTGATGATCCTGATCGACTAGCCAAGATCAAACGACTTCTCCTTTATGTACTGAAAGGGGATAGAGATAGGCGCGGTGCAAACACTGCTGTCTCTGTGGGGTCCACTCATACTGGAAGAAGGTTGCATCAAATGATGTACGCCGATCGCGATTATGATACCGATTATTTGAGTGGATCCACGAGCGACCGTAGCACTCCCATGGTGACTGTTGAGAATTGTGAAGACAAAGGATACACTGTTGTGAACTTGCGGTGTCCAGATCGACCCAAGCTAATCTTTGATACAGTGTTTACATTAACAGATATGCAGTATGTTGTATTCCATGGAACTATCATTGCTGAAGGACTGGAGGCTTATCAG GAGTACTACATCCGGCATATGGATGGATGCCCAATTAGTTCTGAACCAGAGAGGGAACGGGTAATTAACTGTTTGGAGGCGGCCATTAAGAGGCGGACATCTGAG GGCATAAGACTGGAACTCTGCGGTGAAGACAGAGTCGGCCTTCTATCCGATGTAACTCGCATATTTAGAGAAAACGGTTTGTCGGTCGCTCGGGCAGAGGTCACAACCAGGGAGTCCCAAGCTGTGAACGTTTTCTATGTGACCGATGCTTCTGGAAGCGCTGTTAAGACTGAAACCATCGAGGCTGTTCGAAAAGAGATAGGCCTGACCGTGCTTCATGTCAAGGACGACGACACTTACTCAAATTCACCACCGCAGCAGACCGGGAGATTCTCTTTGGGTAATCTCTTTCGATCGAGATCAGAGAAGTTTCTCTACAACCTGGGCCTGATAAAGTCTTGTTCTTAG